In Phlebotomus papatasi isolate M1 chromosome 1, Ppap_2.1, whole genome shotgun sequence, the following proteins share a genomic window:
- the LOC129798036 gene encoding antigen 5 like allergen Cul n 1-like, translating to MKFFLLMIAIVVTFASAINWCEMEAKYCSERKHIMCQPKSFPMAKNVRNIQMVKMTPEIIEAGVNRHNFHRSNIASGRVRGIPSARAMQKMSWHADLANVAAEHARHANFMHDECRGFTEFPWSGQNLAIRLSTEPFTNLEQEFVSLIDNLYDEMPIVRDRKLSCIDSYTTFWPSCRDAGHFTVMVKDVNGHVGCALVTFEQYKKRRWWYALMATCNYEDNNITNQKIYAKGPPCSGCASVGKQCDRASSLCI from the coding sequence ATGAAGTTTTTCCTGCTGATGATTGCTATAGTTGTGACCTTTGCGAGTGCTATTAACTGGTGCGAAATGGAGGCAAAATATTGCAGTGAGCGCAAGCATATTATGTGTCAGCCAAAATCTTTTCCAATGGCCAAAAATGTGAGGAATATCCAGATGGTTAAAATGACTCCGGAAATCATAGAAGCCGGTGTAAATCGCCATAACTTCCATCGGAGCAATATAGCTTCCGGTAGAGTCAGAGGAATCCCAAGTGCTAGGGCGATGCAGAAAATGTCCTGGCATGCGGATTTGGCTAATGTAGCTGCCGAACACGCTCGTCATGCAAACTTCATGCACGATGAGTGCCGTGGATTTACAGAGTTTCCATGGTCCGGACAGAATCTCGCCATTAGATTGTCTACTGAACCATTTACAAATCTCGAACAGGAATTTGTGTCACTCATTGATAACTTGTACGACGAGATGCCCATCGTCAGAGACAGAAAACTCTCCTGCATCGATTCTTACACTACATTTTGGCCAAGCTGCAGAGATGCCGGACACTTTACGGTTATGGTCAAAGACGTCAACGGACACGTTGGTTGTGCTCTTGTGACCTTTGAACAATACAAGAAACGCAGATGGTGGTACGCTCTTATGGCAACTTGTAACTATGAAGACAATAacataaccaatcaaaaaatCTACGCGAAAGGACCACCTTGTTCAGGATGTGCTTCAGTTGGAAAGCAATGCGATAGAGCAAGTAGTCTTTGTATCTAA